Proteins from one Pleurocapsa minor HA4230-MV1 genomic window:
- a CDS encoding PIG-L family deacetylase: protein MILRKQLRDRYLRQLNQLEPLSDIDLAASAIVFAPHQDDETLGCGGTIIRKRECEAQVKIVFMTDGSRSHDRFIPEAELIVLRQQEAVQAAQTLNVEAENVVFLGFRDGELSQSLTKAIAQVEELLLQNQPQQLFIPYIRETHPDHLATTQIVLAALKNHAPEVAVYEYPVWYWHHFPWTQSDRNSQLNYLKASIKAKLGWQLIQEFNYRVAIEPVKSQKELALAQHQTQMKRLIDDPNWGLLQDVSKGEWLKCFFQTQEIFRRTINTGAKS, encoded by the coding sequence ATGATACTCAGAAAGCAGTTGCGCGATCGCTATCTTAGACAACTAAATCAGCTTGAACCTCTATCAGACATAGATTTAGCAGCTTCGGCAATTGTTTTTGCACCCCACCAGGATGATGAAACTTTAGGCTGTGGCGGAACAATTATTCGTAAACGAGAATGCGAGGCTCAGGTCAAAATTGTCTTTATGACTGATGGCAGCCGTTCTCACGATCGCTTTATACCCGAAGCGGAATTAATTGTGTTGCGCCAGCAAGAGGCAGTGCAGGCAGCCCAAACCCTAAACGTTGAGGCAGAAAATGTCGTGTTTTTAGGTTTTCGTGACGGAGAATTGTCGCAGTCATTAACTAAGGCGATCGCTCAAGTCGAGGAACTACTACTGCAAAATCAGCCTCAACAGCTGTTTATTCCCTATATTCGCGAAACCCATCCTGACCATTTAGCCACCACCCAAATTGTCTTGGCTGCCTTGAAAAACCATGCGCCAGAAGTCGCTGTTTATGAATACCCCGTCTGGTATTGGCATCATTTTCCCTGGACACAAAGCGATCGCAACTCGCAGCTTAACTATCTTAAAGCTAGCATCAAGGCAAAACTGGGCTGGCAATTAATTCAGGAATTTAATTACCGCGTTGCCATTGAACCAGTTAAGTCACAAAAAGAGCTTGCTTTAGCTCAACATCAAACTCAAATGAAACGTTTAATTGACGATCCAAATTGGGGACTACTTCAAGATGTCTCTAAGGGAGAGTGGCTTAAATGTTTCTTTCAAACCCAAGAAATCTTTCGTCGGACGATCAATACAGGAGCAAAATCATGA
- a CDS encoding glycosyltransferase family 4 protein: MKLSFVNQPWTTAAPPQGSDSTGIWSYLIGNHLTKYGDVIYYGSANSANSRATSEHNHNWEQARQLEYIEYQAISPKLDYLLKIPRKIVSKLNFNNKLPYFGSAWFHFGYGWQVAQDAARRQCDIIHIHNFSQFVPIIRDRNPEAKIVLHLHCEWVNRLEPKAIASRLAKVDLVISCSDYITNKIKARFPQYARICRTINNGVNADYFVPCPQERLPQPKNAPQILFVGRISPEKGVHDLIDAFIKITEQYPQAVLTIAGPHLVIVRELLCDIQPEPEVQALKDFYSIDYLEHLKSKIPAHLTSQVIFTGSLRQPELLPYYQQADVVINPSLSEAFGMSLVEAMATETPVIATKIGGMPEIVDDRVTGLLVEPANPQELADAAVELISNPDRAREMGIAGRKKVWQRYTWSKIAASLVNTYAAIGVELEFNDTQKAVARSLS, from the coding sequence ATGAAATTATCTTTTGTCAATCAACCTTGGACAACAGCTGCTCCTCCTCAAGGAAGCGACTCGACTGGAATTTGGAGTTATCTGATTGGTAATCACTTAACTAAGTATGGTGATGTAATCTATTATGGTTCGGCAAATTCTGCTAATTCGCGAGCAACTTCAGAGCATAATCATAATTGGGAGCAAGCCAGACAACTAGAATATATAGAGTATCAGGCTATTTCCCCTAAACTAGACTATTTGTTAAAAATTCCCCGAAAAATTGTCAGCAAACTAAACTTTAACAATAAGCTGCCCTATTTTGGTTCTGCTTGGTTTCATTTTGGTTATGGTTGGCAAGTTGCTCAAGATGCTGCGCGTCGTCAATGTGACATCATTCATATTCATAACTTTTCGCAGTTTGTGCCGATAATTCGCGATCGCAATCCAGAGGCAAAAATAGTTCTGCACCTTCATTGCGAATGGGTTAATCGACTTGAACCAAAGGCGATCGCCTCGCGTTTAGCCAAAGTAGACTTAGTTATTAGCTGTAGCGACTATATTACTAATAAAATCAAAGCTCGCTTTCCTCAATATGCGAGAATCTGTCGAACCATTAATAATGGTGTCAATGCCGATTATTTTGTTCCCTGTCCCCAAGAGCGCCTCCCGCAACCCAAAAATGCACCACAAATACTGTTTGTTGGTCGTATTTCTCCTGAAAAAGGCGTACACGATTTAATCGATGCTTTTATTAAGATTACAGAGCAATATCCTCAAGCTGTCTTAACTATAGCTGGGCCACATCTGGTAATTGTTAGGGAGCTGCTGTGCGATATACAGCCTGAACCTGAAGTACAAGCTTTGAAAGACTTTTACAGTATTGATTATCTAGAACACCTTAAAAGCAAAATTCCTGCTCATTTAACTTCTCAGGTGATCTTTACGGGTTCGCTACGGCAACCAGAACTTTTACCTTACTATCAGCAAGCAGATGTGGTGATTAATCCATCTTTGAGTGAAGCTTTTGGTATGAGTTTAGTGGAAGCAATGGCAACTGAAACTCCCGTGATTGCCACTAAAATAGGCGGAATGCCCGAAATTGTGGACGATCGTGTCACTGGTTTATTGGTCGAGCCAGCAAATCCCCAGGAGTTGGCGGATGCAGCTGTAGAATTAATTTCTAATCCCGATCGCGCCAGAGAAATGGGAATAGCAGGTAGAAAAAAAGTTTGGCAACGTTATACTTGGTCAAAAATTGCCGCAAGTTTAGTTAACACTTATGCAGCCATCGGCGTAGAGTTAGAATTCAATGATACTCAGAAAGCAGTTGCGCGATCGCTATCTTAG